One region of Monomorium pharaonis isolate MP-MQ-018 chromosome 11, ASM1337386v2, whole genome shotgun sequence genomic DNA includes:
- the LOC105839887 gene encoding uncharacterized protein LOC105839887, with amino-acid sequence MWSALLKSFLFFFILKLFVAVGNAYPTGSDIHPTRDNIMASINDKATSVTTSYECVYIPPNLDFCKVSSKENQWNSLNFSENFHKLLENKKLKLMESKINEIFMSHRMMHVPEMKNVQKKPLAQTIIYKLQNCIPSRLPFILPWCTDEDFSNKKSIYQIYPIAHNIVGLKEPLYDFSKFFKKI; translated from the exons ATGTGGAGCGCTTTATTGaaatcgtttttatttttctttattttgaaattatttgtcGCTGTGGGAAATGCGTATCCTACTGGTTCAGATATACATCCTACGAGAGATAATATAATGGCATCCATAAATGACAAAGCTACATCAGTTACTACATCTTATGAATGTGTTTACATACCACcgaatttagatttttgtaaAGTCAG ttctaAAGAAAATCAGTGGAACTCTCTCAATTTCTCAGAGAACTTTCACAAATtgttggaaaataaaaagctGAAATTGATGGagagtaaaataaatgaaatattcatgTCACACCGAATGATGCATGTCCCAGAAATGAAAAACGTCCAAAAGAAACCATTAGCacaaactataatatataaactacAAAATTGCATACCGTCAAG ATTACCATTTATTCTACCTTGGTGCACCGATGAAGATTTCTCCAATAAAAAGAGCATATACCAGATATACCCGATTGCACATAACATAGTTGGTTTAAAAGAACCGTTATATGACTTTTCtaagtttttcaaaaaaatttaa
- the LOC105839889 gene encoding uncharacterized protein LOC105839889 isoform X1, whose amino-acid sequence MGQAWCKEKTSKAQDSKSPLDRVFVRCAHRIYPGLKEEGSVLGGATQRVTSSEIGYAGSPPREVLTRGRSIDSVDRPFHPSDWVDVNLEVPSPPRASSTLPSSIVDASLRPAAAPTFSCKLHDLSSYRLYSYTCSNLKDITPVPPPRRKKRNRSRPLPPKPDEIPENVTNNLRRGETSEEPLYLSVRSAKTSSIDQNGDVETRGTGKTCTKDSRHDGRRTKEIYEHKVNGTGRIISSEMVSGKRMPADKKTSRSSEPGHHHRKVFDNEEYERFAWNQSIKDSSTPNRQDRRKSKELERRIRDSPRDDGRPEANTRTKNYSTVSLPNYDELDVSRHPTKRTTNDEENAGEKMKFKRPVRSSTVSLPAESFLSPFSEKTSVCLEDYIPRRGSIEHLSVYQVLGRLGSSENEVTDGEFIKYDPSKLEDWDLSDISNCESNQRFSSENTPRIEIYNDESAESELPEGVDVVDHSQNIEAGEVESTEMKISCVEDTTLSLQKPESFGKVASPIIDSGRESKYTNDWLTDQTSSLRYFDPPKMSEICQVSPICELAISPDRREPFFLNEEFRRSALDTIEGSCRNGTVARESDRSDQSRLIFGRSLSNESEPYDDPYESKELRAHSDVTNKLIRTISEESLPQEMLEGVDEEIVDFFDEKLAKDATNKLKKDCQDQLVKTPPPSPEPKIKAQILDNDHSTLLKVLNDEAADGSNLSSMTPSLTELEAALSDMLEKEDQPDEIMKREHTSEECKQTSVEKLLEPEIVPVEKPNVIDRSVPDQCRSINDDILVDSTPENKTDRSSVSLEQLLGDSTSKKRKVSFCTWEEKIMMDVDLQNDGESPHSEKPQNLNEAINPDFKDSIPKSELKSSPDIFDDVTVDLKDKANSVEETSEKSNIMLQNLEDIAEDLKQIPTPPRRKNKSLGATKESVRTIDDYHKDLDPGPDDRLI is encoded by the exons atgggtCAGGCGTGGTGCAAGGAAAAAACCTCCAAGGCCCAGGACTCCAAGTCTCCGCTGGATCGGGTCTTCGTACGGTGCGCGCATCGG ATTTATCCAGGTTTAAAGGAGGAAGGCTCGGTTTTAGGAGGCGCCACGCAGAGAGTTACGAG CTCCGAAATAGGATACGCCGGCTCACCGCCGAGGGAGGTGCTCACGAGGGGACGGAGCATAGACTCCGTGGACAGACCCTTTCATCCTAGCGACTGGGTGGACGTCAATCTCGAAGTGCCCAGTCCGCCTAGAGCGAGCTCGACTCTCCCGAGCTCGATTGTCGACGCTAGTCTGCGTCCCGCTGCCGCACCTACGTTCAGCTGTAAGCTTCACGATTTATCGTCGTACAGATTGTACAGCTATAcgt GTTCCAATCTAAAGGACATCACGCCTGTGCCACCTCCGAGACGAAAAAAGAGGAACAGAAGCAGACCCTTGCCGCCGAAACCGGACGAGATTCCTGAGAACGTGACCAATAATTTGAGACGCGGCGAAACGAGCGAGGAACCGTTATATTTGTCGGTCAGATCGGCAAAGACGAGTAGCATCGACCAGAACGGCGATGTCGAGACGCGGGGAACGGGAAAGACTTGTACGAAAGATTCGAGGCATGACGGTCGAAGGACGAAAGAGATTTACGAACATAAG GTTAACGGTACCGGAAGGATAATATCTAGCGAGATGGTTTCTGGCAAAAGGATGCCCGCCGACAAGAAAACTTCGAGGAGTTCGGAGCCGGGGCACCATCACCGGAAAGTTTTCGACAACGAAGAATACGAGAGATTCGCCTGGAATCAGTCGATTAAGGACTCTTCGACTCCTAATCGCCAGGACAGACGGAAGTCAAAGGAGCTCGAGAGGCGGATCAGGGATTCCCCAAGGGATGACGGCAGACCGGAAGCAAATACAAGGACGAAGAACTACAGCACCGTTAGCCTGCCGAATTACGATGAGCTGGACGTGTCTAGGCATCCTACGAAAAGGACGACGAACGACGAGGAAAATGCAGGGGAGAAAATGAAGTTTAAGAGACCCGTCAGAAGCAGCACTGTCTCGCTTCCGGCTGAATCTTTCCTATCGCCTTTTTCTGAG AAAACTAGTGTATGTCTGGAGGACTACATCCCACGACGTGGCAGCATCGAGCACCTATCGGTGTATCAAGTGCTGGGGAGGTTAGGCTCCAGCGAGAACGAGGTCACCGACGGCGAATTCATAAAATACGATCCGAGTAAATTGGAGGATTGGGACCTCAGTGACATCAGTAATTGCGAGTCGAATCAACGTTTCTCTAGTGAG AATACGCCACGGATTGAAATCTACAACGATGAGTCCGCGGAAAGTGAACTTCCCGAGGGTGTGGATGTTGTTGATCATTCGCAAAATATCGAGGCCGGAGAAGTTGAATCGACTGAGATGAAAATCTCGTGCGTTGAAGATACGACTTTGTCGTTACAAAAACCAGAATCTTTCGGTAAAGTGGCATCGCCGATAATCGATTCTGGTAGAGAATCAAAGTATACTAACGACTGGTTAACAGATCAAACTAG ttCATTAAGGTATTTCGATCCTCCCAAGATGTCGGAAATCTGTCAGGTGTCACCGATTTGCGAGTTAGCGATCTCGCCAGATCGTAGAGAGCCATTTTTTCTGAACGAGGAATTTCGTCGCTCGGCACTTG ATACGATCGAAGGGTCCTGCAGGAACGGCACCGTCGCCCGGGAATCCGATCGATCCGACCAATCGAGGCTGATCTTTGGCCGTAGCCTGTCGAACGAGAGCGAGCCGTACGACGATCCGTACGAATCGAAGGAGTTGCGTGCACATTCCGACGTAACGAACAAGTTAATCAGAACGATATCGGAGGAGTCGTTGCCGCAGGAAATGCTGGAGGGAGTCGACGAGGAGATTGTCGACTTTTTCGATGAGAAGCTGGCCAAGGACGCAACGAACAAATTGAAGAAGGATTGCCAGGATCAGCTGGTAAAGACGCCACCGCCGAGTCCGGAGCCAAAGATCAAAGCCCAGATCCTGGACAACGATCATTCGACTTTGCTGAAGGTTCTGAATGATGAGGCGGCTGACGGAAGTAATCTCAGCTCGATGACGCCGAGTCTCACCGAGTTGGAGGCAGCGCTTTCGGATATGTTGGAGAAGGAGGATCAGCCCGACGAAATTATGAAGCGAGAGCACACGAGCGAGGAATGCAAACAGACTTCTGTGGAGAAGCTCCTCGAGCCGGAAATCGTACCCGTGGAAAAGCCCAACGTGATCGACAGAAGTGTGCCGGATCAATGTCGTTCAATTAACGATGACATTCTAGTCGATAGTACGCCCGAGAATAAGACAGATCGGTCGTCCGTATCTTTAGAACAGCTCCTCGGAGACTCGACatcgaagaaaagaaaagtgtCTTTTTGTACCTGGGAAGAGAAGATCATGATGGACGTAGATTTGCAAAATGACGGGGAATCGCCACACAGTGAAAAAccacaaaatttaaatgaggCGATAAATCCTGATTTCAAGGATTCTATCCCTAAGTCAGAATTAAAATCCAGCCCTGACATTTTTGATGACGTCACAGTTGATTTGAAGGACAAGGCAAACTCTGTGGAAGAAACGTCCGAGAAATCaaatattatgttacaaaatttagaAGATATAGCGGAAGATTTGAAGCAAATTCCTACACCACCACgaagaaagaataaaagtttAGGTGCTACAAAGGAGTCAGTCAGGACTATAGACGATTATCACAAAGATCTTGATCCTGGTCCCGATGACAGactcatttaa
- the LOC105839889 gene encoding uncharacterized protein LOC105839889 isoform X2: MGQAWCKEKTSKAQDSKSPLDRVFVRCAHRIYPGLKEEGSVLGGATQRVTSSEIGYAGSPPREVLTRGRSIDSVDRPFHPSDWVDVNLEVPSPPRASSTLPSSIVDASLRPAAAPTFSCSNLKDITPVPPPRRKKRNRSRPLPPKPDEIPENVTNNLRRGETSEEPLYLSVRSAKTSSIDQNGDVETRGTGKTCTKDSRHDGRRTKEIYEHKVNGTGRIISSEMVSGKRMPADKKTSRSSEPGHHHRKVFDNEEYERFAWNQSIKDSSTPNRQDRRKSKELERRIRDSPRDDGRPEANTRTKNYSTVSLPNYDELDVSRHPTKRTTNDEENAGEKMKFKRPVRSSTVSLPAESFLSPFSEKTSVCLEDYIPRRGSIEHLSVYQVLGRLGSSENEVTDGEFIKYDPSKLEDWDLSDISNCESNQRFSSENTPRIEIYNDESAESELPEGVDVVDHSQNIEAGEVESTEMKISCVEDTTLSLQKPESFGKVASPIIDSGRESKYTNDWLTDQTSSLRYFDPPKMSEICQVSPICELAISPDRREPFFLNEEFRRSALDTIEGSCRNGTVARESDRSDQSRLIFGRSLSNESEPYDDPYESKELRAHSDVTNKLIRTISEESLPQEMLEGVDEEIVDFFDEKLAKDATNKLKKDCQDQLVKTPPPSPEPKIKAQILDNDHSTLLKVLNDEAADGSNLSSMTPSLTELEAALSDMLEKEDQPDEIMKREHTSEECKQTSVEKLLEPEIVPVEKPNVIDRSVPDQCRSINDDILVDSTPENKTDRSSVSLEQLLGDSTSKKRKVSFCTWEEKIMMDVDLQNDGESPHSEKPQNLNEAINPDFKDSIPKSELKSSPDIFDDVTVDLKDKANSVEETSEKSNIMLQNLEDIAEDLKQIPTPPRRKNKSLGATKESVRTIDDYHKDLDPGPDDRLI; the protein is encoded by the exons atgggtCAGGCGTGGTGCAAGGAAAAAACCTCCAAGGCCCAGGACTCCAAGTCTCCGCTGGATCGGGTCTTCGTACGGTGCGCGCATCGG ATTTATCCAGGTTTAAAGGAGGAAGGCTCGGTTTTAGGAGGCGCCACGCAGAGAGTTACGAG CTCCGAAATAGGATACGCCGGCTCACCGCCGAGGGAGGTGCTCACGAGGGGACGGAGCATAGACTCCGTGGACAGACCCTTTCATCCTAGCGACTGGGTGGACGTCAATCTCGAAGTGCCCAGTCCGCCTAGAGCGAGCTCGACTCTCCCGAGCTCGATTGTCGACGCTAGTCTGCGTCCCGCTGCCGCACCTACGTTCAGCT GTTCCAATCTAAAGGACATCACGCCTGTGCCACCTCCGAGACGAAAAAAGAGGAACAGAAGCAGACCCTTGCCGCCGAAACCGGACGAGATTCCTGAGAACGTGACCAATAATTTGAGACGCGGCGAAACGAGCGAGGAACCGTTATATTTGTCGGTCAGATCGGCAAAGACGAGTAGCATCGACCAGAACGGCGATGTCGAGACGCGGGGAACGGGAAAGACTTGTACGAAAGATTCGAGGCATGACGGTCGAAGGACGAAAGAGATTTACGAACATAAG GTTAACGGTACCGGAAGGATAATATCTAGCGAGATGGTTTCTGGCAAAAGGATGCCCGCCGACAAGAAAACTTCGAGGAGTTCGGAGCCGGGGCACCATCACCGGAAAGTTTTCGACAACGAAGAATACGAGAGATTCGCCTGGAATCAGTCGATTAAGGACTCTTCGACTCCTAATCGCCAGGACAGACGGAAGTCAAAGGAGCTCGAGAGGCGGATCAGGGATTCCCCAAGGGATGACGGCAGACCGGAAGCAAATACAAGGACGAAGAACTACAGCACCGTTAGCCTGCCGAATTACGATGAGCTGGACGTGTCTAGGCATCCTACGAAAAGGACGACGAACGACGAGGAAAATGCAGGGGAGAAAATGAAGTTTAAGAGACCCGTCAGAAGCAGCACTGTCTCGCTTCCGGCTGAATCTTTCCTATCGCCTTTTTCTGAG AAAACTAGTGTATGTCTGGAGGACTACATCCCACGACGTGGCAGCATCGAGCACCTATCGGTGTATCAAGTGCTGGGGAGGTTAGGCTCCAGCGAGAACGAGGTCACCGACGGCGAATTCATAAAATACGATCCGAGTAAATTGGAGGATTGGGACCTCAGTGACATCAGTAATTGCGAGTCGAATCAACGTTTCTCTAGTGAG AATACGCCACGGATTGAAATCTACAACGATGAGTCCGCGGAAAGTGAACTTCCCGAGGGTGTGGATGTTGTTGATCATTCGCAAAATATCGAGGCCGGAGAAGTTGAATCGACTGAGATGAAAATCTCGTGCGTTGAAGATACGACTTTGTCGTTACAAAAACCAGAATCTTTCGGTAAAGTGGCATCGCCGATAATCGATTCTGGTAGAGAATCAAAGTATACTAACGACTGGTTAACAGATCAAACTAG ttCATTAAGGTATTTCGATCCTCCCAAGATGTCGGAAATCTGTCAGGTGTCACCGATTTGCGAGTTAGCGATCTCGCCAGATCGTAGAGAGCCATTTTTTCTGAACGAGGAATTTCGTCGCTCGGCACTTG ATACGATCGAAGGGTCCTGCAGGAACGGCACCGTCGCCCGGGAATCCGATCGATCCGACCAATCGAGGCTGATCTTTGGCCGTAGCCTGTCGAACGAGAGCGAGCCGTACGACGATCCGTACGAATCGAAGGAGTTGCGTGCACATTCCGACGTAACGAACAAGTTAATCAGAACGATATCGGAGGAGTCGTTGCCGCAGGAAATGCTGGAGGGAGTCGACGAGGAGATTGTCGACTTTTTCGATGAGAAGCTGGCCAAGGACGCAACGAACAAATTGAAGAAGGATTGCCAGGATCAGCTGGTAAAGACGCCACCGCCGAGTCCGGAGCCAAAGATCAAAGCCCAGATCCTGGACAACGATCATTCGACTTTGCTGAAGGTTCTGAATGATGAGGCGGCTGACGGAAGTAATCTCAGCTCGATGACGCCGAGTCTCACCGAGTTGGAGGCAGCGCTTTCGGATATGTTGGAGAAGGAGGATCAGCCCGACGAAATTATGAAGCGAGAGCACACGAGCGAGGAATGCAAACAGACTTCTGTGGAGAAGCTCCTCGAGCCGGAAATCGTACCCGTGGAAAAGCCCAACGTGATCGACAGAAGTGTGCCGGATCAATGTCGTTCAATTAACGATGACATTCTAGTCGATAGTACGCCCGAGAATAAGACAGATCGGTCGTCCGTATCTTTAGAACAGCTCCTCGGAGACTCGACatcgaagaaaagaaaagtgtCTTTTTGTACCTGGGAAGAGAAGATCATGATGGACGTAGATTTGCAAAATGACGGGGAATCGCCACACAGTGAAAAAccacaaaatttaaatgaggCGATAAATCCTGATTTCAAGGATTCTATCCCTAAGTCAGAATTAAAATCCAGCCCTGACATTTTTGATGACGTCACAGTTGATTTGAAGGACAAGGCAAACTCTGTGGAAGAAACGTCCGAGAAATCaaatattatgttacaaaatttagaAGATATAGCGGAAGATTTGAAGCAAATTCCTACACCACCACgaagaaagaataaaagtttAGGTGCTACAAAGGAGTCAGTCAGGACTATAGACGATTATCACAAAGATCTTGATCCTGGTCCCGATGACAGactcatttaa